CCCAAATTCGACTATTCCCTCGACTACGCCCGGCTCGACCTGCGCGCCCACCCCGAACTGTACCGGGTGGGCGTGGGCGAGCAGGGCGTGCTGCTGGTGCAACCGTACAAGGGCGAGTTGCTGCCGCACTGGCGTTTTGCCACCCCCGAGGCGGCGCGGCAGAGCAGCGAGGCCATCTACGCGATGTTCCTGGCCTACCTGCGGGCCGGGGACTTCGTGGGGGCGGATATGGCCCGCAAGTTCCTCCAGATGGGCTTTACCCGCGCCCGACGTTATGCCGACCACCGGGGCGGCCGGAAATACGCCGGGCCAGTTCCCGAGGACAAGAAAGGCCAGAGCGGCGCGCATGGCCGCCCCGAACTGCCCCGCACCCCCGAGGACCCCGTCAAGGCCGAGGCCGCCCGCCTCTTCAAGGCGAAGTGGGACGAGGCGGAGGCCAACGAGGAGTACGCGCGCTTGAAGAAAGAACACAAGGCGCGGTACAGGTAGCAGGCCGCCCGCCGGATATGGGGCTGCAAGATTTGACTTCGCCTGCATACCACGCTAGAGTTGTTGACATCACCGCCTGGCAAGGCGGCTTTTTTTATTGCTCTTCTTTCCCGAGGGCCGCGAGGTCGGCGGGGGTGTTCACGTTCCGCAGGGCGTCCGGGCTGACGGCCTCAAGGACG
The window above is part of the Deinococcus metallilatus genome. Proteins encoded here:
- a CDS encoding DUF4385 domain-containing protein, which encodes MPKFDYSLDYARLDLRAHPELYRVGVGEQGVLLVQPYKGELLPHWRFATPEAARQSSEAIYAMFLAYLRAGDFVGADMARKFLQMGFTRARRYADHRGGRKYAGPVPEDKKGQSGAHGRPELPRTPEDPVKAEAARLFKAKWDEAEANEEYARLKKEHKARYR